The following coding sequences are from one Granulicella arctica window:
- a CDS encoding M16 family metallopeptidase, producing the protein MTTFTMKKLMTVGLGFGIAASGFAQAAPAHEGSTHVASSQSWKQIPIPPLHAFKPVQPKRIELANGLIIFLQEDHELPFINGRILIRGGSRDQPADKTGLVSLYGSTWRTSGTAAVNGDKLDDQLDAKAATVETSGGQATTTVHWSSLKGDFDNVFDIATQLLLHPDFKQDKLQLAKRRMEAGIARRNDDASGIAIREALKLVYGADNPYARETEYTTVQAVALDDLKAWHEKTVVPNNMIVAVSGDFDPTAMEAKLRAAFEPLAKGTPFVTNKITFSDPKPGIYFADKPDVDQSNVYIVGLGTREDNPDYYALSVMNEVFSGGFGSRVVQNVRTKLGLAYDVSGSFGASYDHPGVFYVGAGTKSESTVEATKAMMAEIGRLKTVPPSPDELRKAKEQVLNSFIFNYDSPDKVLNEQVTLAFFGYPPDFLERYQAGITKVTSADVARVANKYIDESKLATIVVGNATQFTPPLSALGKVTTLDISIPPMPKR; encoded by the coding sequence ATGACAACTTTCACAATGAAGAAGTTGATGACCGTTGGACTGGGGTTTGGAATAGCCGCAAGCGGGTTTGCGCAGGCTGCTCCGGCCCATGAGGGGTCCACGCATGTCGCATCCTCGCAGTCGTGGAAGCAGATTCCGATTCCTCCACTTCATGCGTTCAAGCCGGTCCAGCCGAAGCGCATTGAGCTGGCGAATGGCCTGATTATCTTCCTTCAGGAAGACCACGAGCTCCCGTTCATCAACGGGCGCATTCTGATCCGTGGTGGCAGCCGGGATCAGCCGGCAGACAAGACCGGCCTCGTCTCGCTCTATGGAAGCACGTGGCGGACGAGCGGTACAGCAGCAGTAAACGGCGACAAGCTAGACGACCAGCTCGACGCGAAGGCCGCTACGGTCGAGACCAGCGGCGGACAAGCCACCACAACAGTGCATTGGTCGAGCCTCAAGGGCGACTTCGACAACGTCTTCGACATCGCCACACAGCTTCTGCTGCATCCCGACTTCAAACAGGACAAGCTGCAACTGGCGAAGCGACGGATGGAGGCGGGCATCGCACGACGCAACGACGATGCCTCCGGGATCGCGATCCGTGAGGCTCTCAAGCTGGTCTATGGAGCTGATAACCCCTATGCACGCGAGACGGAGTACACCACAGTCCAGGCCGTGGCGCTCGACGACCTGAAGGCGTGGCACGAGAAGACGGTCGTCCCGAACAATATGATCGTCGCGGTGTCGGGCGACTTCGATCCGACAGCGATGGAGGCAAAACTGCGAGCGGCGTTCGAGCCGCTGGCTAAGGGCACTCCATTTGTCACTAATAAAATTACATTTTCAGATCCGAAACCAGGCATCTACTTCGCCGATAAACCGGATGTCGACCAGTCGAATGTCTACATCGTCGGCCTGGGAACGAGAGAAGACAATCCAGACTACTACGCGCTGAGCGTGATGAATGAGGTCTTCTCCGGCGGCTTCGGATCGCGCGTAGTGCAGAACGTGCGGACGAAACTCGGACTCGCTTATGACGTAAGCGGCAGCTTTGGGGCGTCCTATGATCATCCCGGGGTGTTCTACGTCGGCGCTGGGACGAAGAGCGAGAGCACGGTCGAGGCCACGAAGGCGATGATGGCCGAGATCGGTCGCCTGAAGACCGTTCCCCCTTCTCCGGACGAGCTGCGAAAGGCGAAGGAGCAGGTACTGAACAGCTTCATCTTCAACTACGACTCGCCGGACAAGGTGCTGAACGAACAGGTGACGCTGGCATTCTTCGGCTATCCGCCGGACTTTCTGGAGCGATACCAGGCCGGAATCACCAAGGTGACCTCCGCCGATGTGGCTCGCGTGGCGAACAAATATATAGATGAGTCGAAGCTGGCAACCATCGTTGTAGGCAATGCAACGCAGTTTACCCCTCCTTTGAGCGCATTGGGGAAGGTGACGACGTTGGATATCTCGATTCCGCCGATGCCGAAGAGGTAG